The proteins below come from a single Candidozyma auris chromosome 3, complete sequence genomic window:
- a CDS encoding ubiquitin-specific protease, whose amino-acid sequence MIRNHVTGSAILESPTLASEQTSTTATFLMPDSKCVIPLESNPEIFNSLAHKIGLSPVLEFNDVFSITDPQLLAFLPQPVMALVMLFPLTESYEQYRKQEDAKEGHDSSKVIWFKQTIRNGCGLYALLHAMANLPREFIIEDSMVNKLLLSQLSSESSVEEKAKLVESLEQNIQLDDNYGNQGQTTAPDATESVEFHFITYVKGSDGHLYELDGRRTGPVDLGECDETHILSDPKLVEKIQFYMNNTDEAQRNHFALMALGACM is encoded by the coding sequence ATGATCAGGAATCATGTGACCGGATCAGCGATTCTTGAATCTCCGACGCTAGCGAGTGAACAGACGCTGACCACAGCAACTTTTTTAATGCCAGATTCCAAGTGCGTGATTCCTCTCGAGTCGAATCCCgaaatcttcaactctttaGCGCACAAGATTGGTCTTTCGCCAGTTCTCGAGTTCAATGATGTATTTTCAATCACTGATCCTCAATTGCTCGCATTCTTACCGCAGCCTGTAATGGCTCTAGTGATGCTATTTCCTTTGACAGAATCTTACGAGCAATATCGCAAACAAGAGGACGCCAAAGAAGGTCATGACTCTTCGAAAGTCATTTGGTTCAAGCAAACTATCCGGAACGGGTGCGGTTTGTACGCCTTGCTCCACGCAATGGCAAACTTGCCTCGAGAATTTATCATTGAGGACTCAATGGTTAACAAGTTGTTACTTCTGCAGCTTTCCAGTGAACTGCTGGTTGAGGAGAAGGCCAAACTTGTTGAAAGCTTGGAGCAGAACATTCAGCTTGACGACAACTATGGTAATCAAGGGCAAACCACTGCACCTGATGCCACTGAATCGGTTGAGTTTCATTTCATCACTTATGTGAAGGGATCTGATGGCCATCTTTATGAGTTGGATGGTAGAAGAACAGGCCCAGTCGATTTGGGTGAGTGCGACGAGACCCACATTTTAAGCGACCCAAAGCTAGTGGAGAAGATCCAATTCTATATGAACAACACTGACGaagctcaaagaaatcacTTTGCCTTAATGGCTCTTGGCGCGTGCATGTGA
- a CDS encoding putative protein kinase has protein sequence MTDLFAMDDDEPEVSQLISRLQQLNYRLLDEPEEHVEEANAANNEPAQPIALSKRNVTNFLSVNRSEDALDGDTVPDLPRSGIPMKVRRRSSVSSAYEVELGESYVSSSVKSDHLSSYRPKLADFEPIRVLGQGSYGKVILVKEKSTGKLFAQKQLHKASLVIKETNEVHQTNYQRTLNEKTILEKVAHPNIVKLYYAFQDQNKVYLILEYLDGGELFHHLAQQKFLSERDASYYIAQIALALRYLHNCLKVIYRDLKPENCMLNSEGNLVLTDFGLSKVSSRDENRHSMIGTAQYMAPEVILGNEYDFSVDWWSLGCVAFDMLTGSPPFTGHTNEKIMDKVTHSKKYLKFPYYLSADAKDLLRKLLQPDPQKRLNVDTEFEKFKNHRFFRYLDWGDIDGTNGESSKVLPPIMPVITDPILAENFDDEFTSMSFTPHDSRAVFPASTSSGDILHVNGFTYTNESYLMTALKDRAG, from the coding sequence ATGACTGATTTATTTGCCATGGATGATGACGAGCCCGAGGTTTCTCAGTTGATCTCGAGGCTCCAACAGCTCAACTACCGTCTTTTGGACGAGCCCGAGGAGCACGTGGAAGAAGCCAACGCTGCAAACAATGAACCAGCTCAACCAATAGCcttgtcaaagagaaaTGTTACCAATTTCCTCAGCGTGAACAGAAGTGAGGACGCTCTCGACGGCGATACGGTGCCTGATTTACCACGCCTGGGGATTCCCATGAAAGTGCGCCGCAGAAGCAGCGTATCCTCGGCGTATGAAGTTGAGCTCGGGGAGTCATATGTGTCGTCCTCGGTGAAAAGCGATCATTTATCGAGTTACAGGCCCAAGTTGGCTGACTTCGAGCCCATTAGAGTTCTCGGTCAGGGCTCGTATGGGAAAGTAATTCTCGTCAAGGAAAAGTCGACTGGAAAGCTTTTCGCTCAGAAACAGCTTCACAAAGCTTCCTTGGTCATCAAAGAGACCAATGAAGTACATCAAACCAACTATCAGCGCACGCTTAACGAGAAGACTATTCTCGAAAAGGTTGCGCATCCTAATATCGTGAAGCTATACTAtgcttttcaagatcaGAACAAGGTCTATCTCATTTTAGAATACTTAGACGGAGGCGAACTCTTTCATCACTTGGCACAGCAAAAATTCTTAAGTGAGAGGGATGCTTCGTACTACATCGCTCAAATTGCACTCGCTTTACGCTACTTACACAATTGCCTCAAAGTCATTTATAGAGACTTGAAGCCGGAAAATTGCATGCTTAATTCGGAGGGCAATTTGGTCTTGACAGACTTTGGTCTCTCAAAAGTGTCATCAAGAGATGAAAATCGTCATTCGATGATCGGCACTGCGCAATACATGGCTCCAGAGGTAATCTTGGGCAACGAATACGACTTTTCAGTCGATTGGTGGTCTCTAGGCTGTGTTGCGTTTGATATGCTAACTGGATCTCCTCCCTTTACTGGTCACACAAATGAGAAAATCATGGATAAAGTTACTCATTCCAAAAAATATCTTAAGTTTCCTTATTACCTCTCCGCTGACGCCAAGGACTTACTTCGCAAGTTATTGCAGCCAGATCCACAAAAAAGACTCAATGTTGATACTGAGTTTGAGAAATTTAAAAATCATAGATTCTTTAGATACCTTGATTGGGGGGATATCGACGGTACAAATGGTGAGAGCTCGAAAGTGCTCCCTCCCATAATGCCGGTGATTACAGATCCAATATTAGCCGAgaattttgatgatgagttcACGTCGATGTCTTTCACACCTCATGATTCAAGAGCTGTCTTCCCTGCAAGTACAAGCCTGGGGGATATTTTACATGTCAATGGGTTCACCTACACCAATGAAAGCTACTTAATGACCGCGTTGAAAGATAGAGCCGGCTGA
- the NRP1 gene encoding Nrp1p has translation MSDIYVVVHLETTWDAPSHQSHSARHTPSELRSLSWCIVDADSLEQSAPQSLHVGVSDDGDSPALSFKEAICAFDESISKAVAQKDFSFVTTDMHNLRVALPREARDRQVVLPVYLQHPRVFDLFNEYSKWQSTHPEAMSYPSSYLSNLVTALAVDVPEDWASKDSKVPLVDIHAKILAQLARKSLPVEEHPTVLTKPYDTAHDAKVFLAERSKILYLSNLPADTTQSELESWFTSYGGRPIAFWTLKNVDSDSKAQNKTKGICGFAVFAKHEEAAQSLFMNGRLLNDRVVEVQASSTRVLDKAADLLTPFPSSKNRPRPGDWTCPSCGFSNFQRRIACFRCSFPATSAVVIQEQMFPSGVDSTNPQSQPRRLKHDDKQASAAYGTFNDYYMGSHMKAGAYNTYGGPYNHGHMNMNGNGVNGGGAGTVVIVLITATVCHSEQVTGSAQMRTVSIITLPKICVA, from the coding sequence ATGTCAGACATCTACGTGGTCGTCCATCTTGAGACCACGTGGGACGCTCCTCTGCACCAAAGCCATCTGGCTCGTCATACGCCTTCAGAGCTCCGCAGTCTTTCGTGGTGTATTGTCGATGCAGACCTGTTGGAGCAGCTGGCCCCACAGTCTCTACACGTTGGAGTGAGCGATGATGGCGATCTGCCGGCGttgtctttcaaagaagcgATTTGCGCTTTCGACGAAAGCATCTCGAAGGCAGTGGCACAGAAGgatttctcttttgtcaCGACAGACATGCACAACTTGAGGGTGGCCTTGCCCAGGGAAGCTAGAGATAGGCAGGTGGTACTTCCAGTGTACTTGCAGCACCCGAGGGTGTTTGACTTGTTCAACGAGTACCTGAAATGGCAGCTGACACACCCGGAGGCAATGAGTTACCCCTCCCTGTACTTAAGTAACTTGGTGACGGCGTTGGCGGTGGATGTGCCTGAGGATTGGGCATCTAAGGACTCGAAGGTGCCTTTGGTAGACATTCATGCAAAGATTTTGGCTCAGCTAGCTAGAAAGTCGCTACCTGTTGAGGAACACCCCACAGTTCTTACCAAGCCTTACGATACTGCTCACGACGCAAAGGTCTTCTTGGCCGAGCGGTCCAAGATCTTATACTTGTCCAATTTGCCTGCTGATACGACCCAGTCTGAGCTAGAACTGTGGTTCACGCTGTACGGCGGTCGGCCCATTGCCTTTTGGACGCTCAAAAATGTTGACAGTGACAGCAAAGCACAAAATAAAACCAAGGGTATTTGTGGCTTTGCTGTTTTTGCAAAGCACGAAGAAGCCGCCCAGTCACTTTTTATGAACGGTCGCTTGCTTAATGATAGAGTGGTCGAAGTGCAAGCTTCCTCCACGAGAGTTCTTGACAAAGCTGCTGACTTATTGACACCTTTCCCGCTGTCCAAGAATAGACCTCGGCCTGGTGACTGGACATGCCCTTCTTGTGGGTTTTCAAACTTTCAGAGAAGGATTGCCTGTTTCCGCTGTCTGTTCCCCGCAACGAGTGCCGTTGTCATTCAAGAGCAGATGTTCCCATCCGGTGTCGACTCAACAAATCCTCAGTCTCAACCAAGGCGTCTCAAGCACGATGATAAACAGGCATCAGCGGCATACGGAACATTCAATGACTACTACATGGGTTCTCACATGAAAGCGGGCGCTTACAATACATATGGTGGTCCTTATAATCACGGACACATGAATATGAACGGGAATGGTGTGaatggaggaggagcaggaACAGTGGTCATCGTTCTCATTACGGCAACAGTGTGCCATTCAGAGCAGGTGACTGGAAGTGCACAAATGAGAACTGTCAGTATCATaactttgccaaaaatCTGTGTTGCTTGA